In Pelodiscus sinensis isolate JC-2024 chromosome 2, ASM4963464v1, whole genome shotgun sequence, the following proteins share a genomic window:
- the MOS gene encoding proto-oncogene serine/threonine-protein kinase mos, whose product MPSPSPLNSFLSLEFSPSLDLRPCSSPLVLPGRGGKLFLGGTPPPRARRLPPRLAWCSIDWDQLCLLHPLGSGGFGAVYKATYRGETVAVKQVKKCSKNRLASRQSFWAELNVARLLHDNVVRVVAASTCAPASQDSLGTIIMEYTGRTTLHHVIYGMGCLRGKGEDEWDGCGREPLSITDSLAYCSDIVTGLAFLHSQCIVHLDLKPANVFITEQGVCKIGDFGCSQKLENSVSPGPQLCQQGGTYTHRAPELLKGERVTPKADIYSFAITFWQMVTREQPYSGERQYVLYAVVAYNLRPSLAAAIFSETVSGQRLETIISSCWRSDAEERPSAEMLLQSLHSLQDRQ is encoded by the coding sequence ATGCCATCCCCTAGCCCTCTTAATAGTTTTCTTTCCCtggagttttccccttctctGGACCTGAGGCCCTGCAGTAGTCCCCTGGTACTCCCTGGTAGAGGCGGAAAACTCTTCTTGGGGGGAACTCCGCCGCCGAGGGCTCGTCGGCTGCCTCCCCGCCTGGCATGGTGCTCTATAGACTGGGATCAATTGTGCCTACTACACCCCTTGGGCTCTGGGGGCTTTGGGGCCGTCTACAAGGCTACTTACCGTGGGGAGACGGTGGCTGTGAAGCAGGTGAAGAAGTGCAGCAAAAACCGGCTGGCATCACGGCAAAGTTTCTGGGCTGAACTGAATGTGGCCCGCCTCCTCCATGACAATGTGGTACGTGTTGTAGCTGCCAGCACCTGTGCTCCTGCCAGCCAAGACAGCCTGGGCACCATAATCATGGAATATACTGGCCGCACTACCCTCCACCATGTCATCTATGGTATGGGCTGCCTGCGGGGAAAGGGAGAGGATGAATGGGATGGGTGTGGCAGAGAACCCCTAAGCATAACTGACTCCCTGGCTTATTGCTCTGACATTGTGACTGGTTTAGCCTTCCTCCACTCACAATGCATTGTGCACCTGGACCTGAAGCCTGCTAATGTGTTCATCACTGAGCAGGGTGTGTGCAAGATCGGAGACTTTGGGTGCTCCCAAAAGTTGGAGAATAGTGTGTCCCCAGGTCCCCAGCTTTGCCAGCAGGGGGGCACATATACCCACCGTGCCCCTGAGCTTCTCAAAGGGGAGAGGGTCACACCCAAAGCAGACATTTATTCTTTTGCTATCACCTTCTGGCAAATGGTTACCCGTGAGCAGCCTTACTCGGGTGAGCGCCAATATGTGCTCTATGCGGTGGTAGCCTATAACTTGCGTCCTTCTCTGGCTGCTGCAATCTTCTCTGAGACAGTCTCAGGCCAAAGACTTGAGACCATTATCAGTAGTTGCTGGAGATCTGATGCAGAGGAACGTCCCAGTGCAGAAATGCTGCTTCAAAGCCTCCATTCACTGCAAGATAGACAATAG
- the PLAG1 gene encoding zinc finger protein PLAG1 isoform X1: MATVIPGDLSEVRDTQKVPSGKRKRGETKPRKNFPCQLCDKAFNSVEKLKVHSYSHTGERPYKCTQQDCTKAFVSKYKLLRHMATHSPEKTHKCNYCEKMFHRKDHLKNHLHTHNPNKEAFKCEECGKNYNTKLGFKRHLALHAATSGDLTCKVCLQTFESTGVLLEHLKTHAGKSSGGVKEKKHQCEHCDRRFYTRKDVRRHMVVHTGRKDFLCQYCAQRFGRKDHLTRHMKKSHNQELLKVKTEPMDLLDPFTCNVSVPIKDELLPVMSLPSSELTSKPFTNTLQLNLYNTQIQSMQSSASAHQMVTTSLPLGMPCPIDMESVHPSHQLSLKYPLSSTSYAISMPEKEQPLKGEIESYLMELQSGIPSSSQDSQASSSKLGLDPQVGPLDDGSGEVSLSKSSVSISEPLNTPSLDFSQLFNFIPVNGPPYNPSVSVGNLGMSYTQEEAHSSMAQLPPQTQDPQDPTNSIGLGSLHSLSAAFASSLSTTTTLPRFHQAFQ, encoded by the exons ATGGCCACTGTCAttcctggtgatttgtcagaAGTAAGAGATACCCAGAAAGTCCCTTCAGGGAAACGTAAGCGTGGTGAAACCAAACCAAGAAAAAACTTTCCTTGCCAACTGTGTGACAAGGCCTTTAACAGTGTTGAGAAATTAAAGGTTCATTCATACtctcacacaggagagaggccCTACAAGTGCACACAACAAGACTGCACCAAGGCCTTTGTTTCTAAGTACAAATTACTAAG GCATATGGCTACTCATTCTCCTGAGAAAACCCACAAGTGTAATTATTGTGAGAAAATGTTTCACCGAAAAGATCACCTAAAGAATCACCTACATACACACAATCCCAACAAAGAGGCCTTTAAGTGTGAAGAATGTGGAAAGAACTACAATACCAAGCTTGGGTTTAAGCGTCACCTGGCTTTGCATGCTGCAACAAGTGGTGACCTCACCTGTAAGGTATGTTTGCAGACATTTGAAAGCACGGGAGTGCTGCTGGAGCACCTAAAAACTCATGCAGGCAAGTCATCGGGTGGagtaaaggaaaaaaaacaccaGTGTGAACACTGTGATCGTCGGTTTTACACCCGAAAGGATGTCCGTAGACACATGGTCGTGCACACTGGAAGAAAGGACTTCCTCTGTCAGTATTGTGCACAGAGATTTGGGCGGAAAGATCACCTAACACGCCATATGAAGAAAAGTCACAACCAAGAACTTTTGAAGGTCAAAACAGAGCCAATGGACCTTCTAGATCCCTTTACTTGCAATGTTTCTGTGCCTATAAAGGATGAGCTGCTTCCAGTGATGTCTTTACCTTCCAGTGAGCTGACATCAAAGCCATTTACAAACACTTTGCAATTGAATCTCTACAACACTCAAATTCAGTCCATGCAGAGTTCTGCATCTGCACACCAAATGGTCACCACATCTTTACCCTTAGGAATGCCTTGTCCAATAGATATGGAGTCTGTCCACCCATCTCACCAGCTATCTTTGAAATATCCACTCAGTTCTACCTCATATGCAATTTCTATGCCTGAAAAAGAACAGCCGTTGAAAGGGGAAATTGAAAGTTACTTAATGGAGTTGCAAAGTGGTATACCTTCTTCATCCCAGGATTCTCAAGCATCTTCATCTAAATTAGGGTTGGATCCTCAAGTAGGGCCACTAGATGATGGATCTGGGGAGGTTTCCCTTTCCAAAAGCTCTGTTTCCATTAGTGAACCTCTAAATACCCCATCATTGGACTTTTCTCAGTTGTTCAACTTTATACCAGTAAATGGCCCTCCCTATAACCCTTCTGTTTCAGTGGGAAATCTTGGAATGAGTTATACACAGGAGGAGGCACATTCTTCAATGGCTCAACTTCCACCACAAACACAGGATCCTCAAGATCCTACCAATAGTATAGGTCTTGGGTCCCTGCACTCATTGTCAGCAGCTTTTGCAAGCAGTCTAAGCACAACCACAACCCTACCACGTTTTCATCAAGCTTTCCAATAG
- the PLAG1 gene encoding zinc finger protein PLAG1 isoform X2: MATHSPEKTHKCNYCEKMFHRKDHLKNHLHTHNPNKEAFKCEECGKNYNTKLGFKRHLALHAATSGDLTCKVCLQTFESTGVLLEHLKTHAGKSSGGVKEKKHQCEHCDRRFYTRKDVRRHMVVHTGRKDFLCQYCAQRFGRKDHLTRHMKKSHNQELLKVKTEPMDLLDPFTCNVSVPIKDELLPVMSLPSSELTSKPFTNTLQLNLYNTQIQSMQSSASAHQMVTTSLPLGMPCPIDMESVHPSHQLSLKYPLSSTSYAISMPEKEQPLKGEIESYLMELQSGIPSSSQDSQASSSKLGLDPQVGPLDDGSGEVSLSKSSVSISEPLNTPSLDFSQLFNFIPVNGPPYNPSVSVGNLGMSYTQEEAHSSMAQLPPQTQDPQDPTNSIGLGSLHSLSAAFASSLSTTTTLPRFHQAFQ, encoded by the coding sequence ATGGCTACTCATTCTCCTGAGAAAACCCACAAGTGTAATTATTGTGAGAAAATGTTTCACCGAAAAGATCACCTAAAGAATCACCTACATACACACAATCCCAACAAAGAGGCCTTTAAGTGTGAAGAATGTGGAAAGAACTACAATACCAAGCTTGGGTTTAAGCGTCACCTGGCTTTGCATGCTGCAACAAGTGGTGACCTCACCTGTAAGGTATGTTTGCAGACATTTGAAAGCACGGGAGTGCTGCTGGAGCACCTAAAAACTCATGCAGGCAAGTCATCGGGTGGagtaaaggaaaaaaaacaccaGTGTGAACACTGTGATCGTCGGTTTTACACCCGAAAGGATGTCCGTAGACACATGGTCGTGCACACTGGAAGAAAGGACTTCCTCTGTCAGTATTGTGCACAGAGATTTGGGCGGAAAGATCACCTAACACGCCATATGAAGAAAAGTCACAACCAAGAACTTTTGAAGGTCAAAACAGAGCCAATGGACCTTCTAGATCCCTTTACTTGCAATGTTTCTGTGCCTATAAAGGATGAGCTGCTTCCAGTGATGTCTTTACCTTCCAGTGAGCTGACATCAAAGCCATTTACAAACACTTTGCAATTGAATCTCTACAACACTCAAATTCAGTCCATGCAGAGTTCTGCATCTGCACACCAAATGGTCACCACATCTTTACCCTTAGGAATGCCTTGTCCAATAGATATGGAGTCTGTCCACCCATCTCACCAGCTATCTTTGAAATATCCACTCAGTTCTACCTCATATGCAATTTCTATGCCTGAAAAAGAACAGCCGTTGAAAGGGGAAATTGAAAGTTACTTAATGGAGTTGCAAAGTGGTATACCTTCTTCATCCCAGGATTCTCAAGCATCTTCATCTAAATTAGGGTTGGATCCTCAAGTAGGGCCACTAGATGATGGATCTGGGGAGGTTTCCCTTTCCAAAAGCTCTGTTTCCATTAGTGAACCTCTAAATACCCCATCATTGGACTTTTCTCAGTTGTTCAACTTTATACCAGTAAATGGCCCTCCCTATAACCCTTCTGTTTCAGTGGGAAATCTTGGAATGAGTTATACACAGGAGGAGGCACATTCTTCAATGGCTCAACTTCCACCACAAACACAGGATCCTCAAGATCCTACCAATAGTATAGGTCTTGGGTCCCTGCACTCATTGTCAGCAGCTTTTGCAAGCAGTCTAAGCACAACCACAACCCTACCACGTTTTCATCAAGCTTTCCAATAG